The genomic region GCCGAGGACATGGTCGTCCTGATGAACTGGTTCTCCCTCGCCTTTCTCTTCGACGACCAGTTCGACTCCAGGAGCCCGGACCGCGCGGACCGCATAGCGGAGGTCGCGCGGGAGCTGATAGCCACTCCGCTGCGTCCCGCCGGGACGCCTCCCCGCGTGCTCTGCCCGATCACCCTGGCCTGGGCCCAGGTGTGGTCCCGTCTCTCGGATGGCATGTCCCTGACCTGGCGGACGCGGTTCGCCGCCTCCTGGGGACGTTTCCTCGTGGCGCACACCGAGGAGGTCGACCTGGCGGCCGAGGGCCGTGCGGGCACACTCGGTATCGAGGAGTACGCGGAGTTCCGCCGCCGTACCGTGGGCATCCACCACAGCATCGACGCGGGTGAGCGCAGCCGCGGTTTCGAGGTGCCGGCGCAGGTGCAGGCGCACCCGCTGATGGTCAGGATGCGGGACCTGGCCGCGGACACGATCGGCTTCATGAACGACATCCACTCCTTCGAGCGCGAGAAGCGCCGGGGGGACGGTCACAACCTCATCGCCGTCCTGCACCGGGAGCGCGGCTGCACGTGGGAGGAGGCCGCCGCGGAGGCGTACCGGATGACGAGGGCGTGCCTCGACGAGTACCTCACGCTCGAGACGCACGTGCCGGGGATGTGCGAGGCGCTCGGCCTCGGCCCCGAGGAGCGGGCCCAGGTCCGGATGGGCGTGGAAGCCATCCAGCACTGGATCAACGGCAACTACGAGTGGGCGCTGACCTCGGGCCGGTACGCCGCCGCGAAGGAGGGCCCGGCCGCCACCGCCGAACTGGCGGGCAGGGGATCGCTGGACGATCTGCTCACCGTCTGACACACGCGTTCCCGCCCGGCCGGAGGAGATCCGGCCGGGCGGGAACGGGGAGCGCGGTCAGACCGCGGTGAACTCGACCGGGAGGGCGTCCAGGCGCGCTTCCCAGGTGGAGGCGGTCGAGGTGAGTTCGCCGGCGGGTACGGCCAGACGCAGTCCGGGCAGCCGGTGCAGCAGGGTGTCGACGGCGGTCTCGATGATCGCCTGGCCCATGTTCTGGGCGGGGCATTCGTGCGGACCGCCGCTGAACGCGAGGTGCGACTGGTTGCCGTGTACGGAGACACCCGCGTCGGGACGGATGTCCGGGTCGAGGTTGCCCGCCGCGAGCCCGAGCACCAGCAGGTCGCCCTCCTTGATCTGCGTACCGCCCAGCTCGACGTCCGCGGTGGCGAAACGCCCCGGGAGGACCGCCAGCGGAGGGGTGCTCCACATGACTTCCTCGACGACCTCGGAGACGGCCCGCTGGCCGCTGACGAGCCCCGAGAGCCGGGCGGGGTCGGTGAAGACCGCCTCCAGCACCCGGGCCAGCAGATTGCTGGTCGTGGTGTGCGCCGTGATCAGCACCAGCCGCAGATGGCTGAGGATCTCGCCCTCGTCGAGCCCGGCGTCGTGCCCGAGCAGCCCGGTGGTGAAGTCGGGCCCGGGTTCGAGGCGCTTGCGCTCGGCGAGCTCCCCCAGGATCTCCATGATGCGGTCGTTGTGCGCGAGGGCGTCCGGACCGCCCTTGATGACCTGGGCGCAGGAGACCGCCAGGCTGCGCCCCTCGGCGGCCGGGAGCCCGAACAGCCGCGTCAGCACGAGCATCGGCAGATACTCGGCGTACTCGCCCACCAGGTCGGCGCTGCCCTTGCCGGCGAACGCGTCGATCTGCTTGTTCGCGAAGTGCGTGACATGGCGCCGGATACCGCGCCCCGCCAGGGTGTCCAGGTTGTCGGTGACGGCCCTGCGCAGCCTGCGGTGCGGCTCACCGTCCTGGGAGACGCAGTCCGGACGCCAGCCCAGCATCTGCATCAGCGGCGAGGTGTCCTCGACCTCCCCCTCCTGCCAGTCCCGCCAGATGCGTGAGTCCCGGCTGAACTGGAGGGGGTTGTCGAGCACGCGCCGGCTCTCGCGGTAGCCGAGGACCAGCCAGGCGCGGACGTCCCCCTCCAGGAGCACCGGTGCCACGGCTCCGTGTTCCTTGCGCAGCCGTCCGTAGATGCCCTGCGGGTCGATCGCCGCGTCCGGACCGTACAGCCGGGTCAGGTCGTCGGCGCCGCCGTGCATGACGGGGCAGCCCCGGGTGGCCTCCCCGTCGGCCGGGTGGTCGGTCATCGGGGCTCCAGAGCGACGGCGGAGCGTGCCTTGAGGTGGCGTATCAGCGCGATCAGCACGTCCCGGCTGGAGTTCCGGTCACGGGCGTCGCAGGTCACGACCGGCGTGTGTTCCGGAATGTCCAGGGCGTCCCGGATCTCCTCGACCGGATGGTCCTTGGAGTCGGGGAACACGTTCAGGGCGATGACGAAGGGCACGTCCTGCCGCTCCATCTCCTCGATGGCCCGGAAGCTGGAGGCGAGCCGGCGGGTGTCCACCAGGACGACCGCCCCGAGAGCGCCCTTGAACAGGCCGTTCCACAGGAACCAGAACCGCTCCTGCCCAGGGGTCCCGAACAGGTACAGCACCAGTTCCTCGTTGATGCCGATCTTGCCGAAGTCGAGGCTGACGGTGGTCTCCTGCTTGTCCGCCACCCCGATCAGGTCGTCGACGTCCACGCTGGCCTGGGTGAGCGTCTCCTCGGTGGTGAGCGGCTTGATGTCGCTGACCGAGCGCACCAGGGTGGTTTTCCCGGTGCCGAAACCGCCGGCGATCATCACCTTCACCGAGCGGGTGCCGCCTCCCGCCGCCTGCCGGTCGGGATGGTCAAAGCCTTTGAAGTCCACTGAGTACCTCCTCAAGGAGCGCGAGGTCGGGCCCGCGGCCGGCTTCTGACGCCGGGATGGGATCACGGGCTTCGACGCGGCCTGCGTCCAGCAGATCGGCCAGGAGCACCGCGAGAATGTTGAAGGGCAATCCGAGGTGGGCGCCGAGTTCGGCCACCGACAGCGGATCGCGGCAGCGCCGGAGTATCTCCTCGTGCTCGTGCTGCAGACCGGTCCCGGCTGCGGTACGGGAGATGATGAGTGTCGCCACGTCCAGGGTCGACGCCGAACCACCCGGTCCGCTGCGCCCCCCGGTGAGGACGTAGTAGCGCTCGAGACCGGGCGGGTCCGTGGGCCGGCGGGGACCACTCATCCAGAATTCTCCTCCAGGCGCGGACTCGTGCCGAGGAGCTCACCCATCCTCCGCGCCAGATCCCGCATCTGATGGCCGAGCAGGCCCTGGTCGAGCCCTTCCCTGGCCAGCACCCCGAGGTACGTCTCCACACCGGCCCGCACCACGAAGAGATGGCCGCCGTCGACCTCGATCATCGCCAGTCGGAGCTGTCCCGCGTACGTGGGGAATTGCTCGGCCACCGGCTGCGCGAGCGCCTGGAGGCCCGCGACCACGGCGGCGAAGCGGTCCACGTCGTCGGGGTCGTCGGCGCCGTAGGAGGTGATGGCCTTGCCGTCGCTGGAGGCCACGAGGGCGAAACGTATCTCCCGGATGCTCTCCGTGAGATCGCGGAGCGCCCAGCTCACGTCGGTTCCCTGTTGCGTCATGTGGACTAGTCGCTCTCTTCAGTGCGGTTGGACTCACGGCCGGCAGTCGTCTCGCGGGCGCCCGGGTCGGCGTCCGCGGTCATCGCCCCTGGCGGAGCGCTTTCGCGCCCGGCCGTGGCGAAGGCGGCGAGGCCGGCGAACGAGGCGTCCGGCGGCACGGCGACCACGGACTCCGTGGTCCGGTCGGTTCCGCCCGGACGGGCTGTCGGCGTGTCCGCCCGCCTGCTCCTGCGTCGGGGCAGGCCGCCGGGCGTGGTGTCCATGGCGTCGATGGCTTCAGTGCTCTCCACGGGCACGGCGGCCCGGGCCGGCTCGGGGACCGGCACGGCCCTCTCCACGGCGGGCCTGGCCGGCTCGGTGACGGGGGCGGGCAGATGGCTGAAGTACTTGTGGGGAACCACCACGACCACCGAGGTGCCGAGCCACGGCGAGTCCGCGAAGGTGACCCGGATGCCGTAGCGGCGCGCGAGGGCGCCCACCACGCGCAGGCCGAGGTTGGCGTCCTCCGAGATGCCGCCCAGGCCGGGACCCTGCGAGGTGCCCGCGATGGCCTGCTCCGCCTCGCGCTTGCGCTCGTCGCTCAGGCCCTTGCCCGCGTCCTGGATCTCGATGCCGACCCCGTTGGGCACCTCCTTGCCGGAGACGACCACGGGCTCGGTGGGCGGCGAGTATCGGGCCGCGTTGTCGAGGAGGTGGGCGAAGATCAGGGTGAGGTGGTCCACCAGACCGCCGTCCACACCGAGTTCGGGCAGGTGACGGACCTGGATGCGGTTGAAGTCCTTGATGCGTCCGATGCCGCCGCGGACCACGCTGAGCAGTCGCTGCGGCTCCTGCCACTGGCGTCCGGGCCGGTCCGAACCACCGAGTACGCCGATGCTGGCGGCGAGGCAGTCGGCGGGGCCGATCTCCTGGTCCAGCTCCATGAGGCCCTGGGCCACTGCGGGCAGCCGCCCGTGTTCGCCCTGCATCTCGTGGAGCCTGCCGCGCAGCCGGCCCGTCAGCACGTGGATCCGGCTGCCGATGCCGACCACCGCCTGCTCGGCGGACGTGGAGCGGTTCAGCTCCTCCTCCACGGCGAGCAGCGCGGTCCGCTGGACCCTGCGCAGCGCGGCGCGCAGCTCCGGACTCGCGTCGGCCTCCTGCGCGGCCTCGGCCAGGATGTCGTCGATGGCCTCACCGTCCCGGAGCCGCGCGACGGCTTCGGGGAGGTGGCTGTCGCCGAGCCTGACGACGACGGCCTGCTGGAGCGCGAGCCGCTCCTCCGTCGCGCGGGTCCGTTCGGCGATGCCGGCCTCGTACGCCTGCGCCTGCTCCGCGAGCCGGGCCTCGAAGGTGGCCGCCTGCTCGCCCAGCTGCGCCTCCAGCGCGGTGCGCTCGGCCGCGAATCTCTGTTCCCGGCCGCGCACATCCGCGTACAGCTGCTGGGAGTGCTCGGCCTGGGCCGAGCGGAAGTCCTCGTTCGCACGGCCGAGCCGGGCCCGGGTCCGCACGAGGAGCCGTACACAGACCGCGCCGGCGACGGTGACCGCGGCCCCCGCGAACGTCGCGGGTATCTGGACCTCATCGGGTCCCGCCACTGCGGTGACGACGGTTCCGGCTCCTAAGGCCAGTGGCATCAGCCACCAGCCGTACCAGGAGACCGGGGCACGTGCCGCCGGGGGTGGAGTGGCAAGTTCCATCTGCATCCTTCGAGAGCAACACAATCGAACAGGGGGGAGTCGCGCACACGCCGCGGCGCCACCGCACGTCGAGCGGGCAGCA from Streptomyces sp. QL37 harbors:
- a CDS encoding 7-epi-alpha-eudesmol synthase, with translation MPQDVTFDLPFKTPVSEHLAYAREHHLRWVWEMGLVRSQAGFEEYQSWDLPQAAARTYPYASAEDMVVLMNWFSLAFLFDDQFDSRSPDRADRIAEVARELIATPLRPAGTPPRVLCPITLAWAQVWSRLSDGMSLTWRTRFAASWGRFLVAHTEEVDLAAEGRAGTLGIEEYAEFRRRTVGIHHSIDAGERSRGFEVPAQVQAHPLMVRMRDLAADTIGFMNDIHSFEREKRRGDGHNLIAVLHRERGCTWEEAAAEAYRMTRACLDEYLTLETHVPGMCEALGLGPEERAQVRMGVEAIQHWINGNYEWALTSGRYAAAKEGPAATAELAGRGSLDDLLTV
- a CDS encoding cytochrome P450; protein product: MTDHPADGEATRGCPVMHGGADDLTRLYGPDAAIDPQGIYGRLRKEHGAVAPVLLEGDVRAWLVLGYRESRRVLDNPLQFSRDSRIWRDWQEGEVEDTSPLMQMLGWRPDCVSQDGEPHRRLRRAVTDNLDTLAGRGIRRHVTHFANKQIDAFAGKGSADLVGEYAEYLPMLVLTRLFGLPAAEGRSLAVSCAQVIKGGPDALAHNDRIMEILGELAERKRLEPGPDFTTGLLGHDAGLDEGEILSHLRLVLITAHTTTSNLLARVLEAVFTDPARLSGLVSGQRAVSEVVEEVMWSTPPLAVLPGRFATADVELGGTQIKEGDLLVLGLAAGNLDPDIRPDAGVSVHGNQSHLAFSGGPHECPAQNMGQAIIETAVDTLLHRLPGLRLAVPAGELTSTASTWEARLDALPVEFTAV
- a CDS encoding ATP/GTP-binding protein, with product MDFKGFDHPDRQAAGGGTRSVKVMIAGGFGTGKTTLVRSVSDIKPLTTEETLTQASVDVDDLIGVADKQETTVSLDFGKIGINEELVLYLFGTPGQERFWFLWNGLFKGALGAVVLVDTRRLASSFRAIEEMERQDVPFVIALNVFPDSKDHPVEEIRDALDIPEHTPVVTCDARDRNSSRDVLIALIRHLKARSAVALEPR
- a CDS encoding DUF742 domain-containing protein translates to MSGPRRPTDPPGLERYYVLTGGRSGPGGSASTLDVATLIISRTAAGTGLQHEHEEILRRCRDPLSVAELGAHLGLPFNILAVLLADLLDAGRVEARDPIPASEAGRGPDLALLEEVLSGLQRL
- a CDS encoding roadblock/LC7 domain-containing protein, translating into MTQQGTDVSWALRDLTESIREIRFALVASSDGKAITSYGADDPDDVDRFAAVVAGLQALAQPVAEQFPTYAGQLRLAMIEVDGGHLFVVRAGVETYLGVLAREGLDQGLLGHQMRDLARRMGELLGTSPRLEENSG
- a CDS encoding ATP-binding protein, with product MELATPPPAARAPVSWYGWWLMPLALGAGTVVTAVAGPDEVQIPATFAGAAVTVAGAVCVRLLVRTRARLGRANEDFRSAQAEHSQQLYADVRGREQRFAAERTALEAQLGEQAATFEARLAEQAQAYEAGIAERTRATEERLALQQAVVVRLGDSHLPEAVARLRDGEAIDDILAEAAQEADASPELRAALRRVQRTALLAVEEELNRSTSAEQAVVGIGSRIHVLTGRLRGRLHEMQGEHGRLPAVAQGLMELDQEIGPADCLAASIGVLGGSDRPGRQWQEPQRLLSVVRGGIGRIKDFNRIQVRHLPELGVDGGLVDHLTLIFAHLLDNAARYSPPTEPVVVSGKEVPNGVGIEIQDAGKGLSDERKREAEQAIAGTSQGPGLGGISEDANLGLRVVGALARRYGIRVTFADSPWLGTSVVVVVPHKYFSHLPAPVTEPARPAVERAVPVPEPARAAVPVESTEAIDAMDTTPGGLPRRRSRRADTPTARPGGTDRTTESVVAVPPDASFAGLAAFATAGRESAPPGAMTADADPGARETTAGRESNRTEESD